In one window of Pieris brassicae chromosome 10, ilPieBrab1.1, whole genome shotgun sequence DNA:
- the LOC123715181 gene encoding protein C1orf43 homolog yields the protein MQDFTSILNIIFIISGGVLTFVILFIFAKRQITRFALRSRRGPHVPIGADAKKCLKKEIERRIEAVPRILLEPRLLCGDLSHYILEPQQPYHYRFRAVDDVKNLEEEIVCQDPNLRRHPRESLRAFLLSCLAAPLDGRGQKLIHQFCDAYESARHHPAEFGEEEYRSYNRLLLKLLDAARLLKSVGCVSGSRGSPQRRPAKLLDPTRLRPPLAHNNQYTALENMPVETKIEEEIIHVPIKSPTEAIVKPPADETAV from the exons ATGCAAGACTTCACTagcatattaaatataatatttattataagtggTGGCGTTTTAACCTttgttattctatttatttttgccAAAAGACAGATTACCAGATTTGCTCTTCGTTCAAGACGAGGCCCTCATGTTCCTATTGGTGCTGATGCTAAGAAA TGCctcaaaaaagaaatagagCGAAGAATAGAAGCTGTGCCTAGGATTTTGCTTGAGCCTCGACTATTGTGTGGAGATCTTTCCCATTATATTTTGGAGCCCCAGCAACCATATCACTACCGATTTAGGGCTGTAGATGATGTAAAAAATCTAG AAGAAGAAATTGTGTGTCAAGATCCTAATCTGCGACGACACCCCCGTGAATCACTTCGAGCTTTTTTACTATCATGTCTGGCCGCCCCACTTGATGGCAGAGGTCAAAAGCTGATCCACCAGTTCTGTGATGCATATGAGTCTGCGAGACATCATCCAGCTGAGTTTGGAGAGGAAGAGTATAGGTCTTATAATAGATTACTGCTGAAGTTATTAGATGC tgCTCGATTACTAAAAAGTGTGGGTTGTGTGAGTGGGTCTAGGGGAAGTCCTCAAAGACGACCCGCGAAGCTGCTTGATCCCACACGACTTCGCCCTCCACTTGCACATAACAATCAGTACACCGCTCTAGAG aatatgcCAGTAGAGACAAAGATAGAAGAGGAAATAATTCATGTGCCGATTAAGAGTCCCACTGAGGCCATTGTGAAGCCCCCAGCTGATGAGACCGCTGTCTGA